The window TACGTCGCCGGGAGCCGGCCGGACATCCGCGTGCCCATGCGCGAGATCGCGCAGACCGGCGACAACCCGTCCATCACCGTCTACGACTGCTCCGGCCCCTATACCGACCCGGCCGCGGCAATCGACATCCGCCGGGGCCTGCCGGCCCTGCGCGCCGGCTGGATCGGCGAGCGCAACGATACCGAGGAACTGCCGGGGCTGACGTCCGACTACGGCCGGCAACGCTCCGCCGACGCCAGCCTTTCCGGCCTGCGCTTCGATTTCGAACGCCGGCCGCGCCGCGCGAAGCCAGGGATGAACGTCACGCAGATGCACTACGCACGCCGCGGCATCGTCACGCCCGAGATGGAGTTCGTCGCCATCCGCGAGAACCAGCGCCTCGAAGGGCTCCCCGACCTGCTGAAAACGCAGCATCCCGGCGAATCCTTCGGCGCCTCGATCCCGAAGGTCATCACGCCGGAGTTCGTGCGCGACGAAATCGCCCGTGGCCGCGCCATCATCCCGGCCAACATCAACCATCCGGAGGTCGAGCCGATGATCATCGGCCGCAACTTCCTCACCAAGATCAACTGCAACATCGGCAACAGCCCCATCGTCTCCTCGATCCAGGAGGAAGTCGACAAGATGACCTGGTCGATCCGCTGGGGCGGCGACACCGTGATGGACCTGTCCACCGGCAAGAACATCCACGAAACACGCGAGTGGATCGTCAGGAACTCGCCCGTGCCGATCGGCACCGTGCCGATCTACCAGGCGCTCGAAAAGGTCGACGGCAAGGCCGAGGAACTGACCTGGGAGCTGTTCAGGGACACGCTGATCGAGCAGGCCGAGCAGGGCGTCGACTACTTCACCATCCACGCCGGCGTGCTGCTGCGCTACATCCCCATGACGGCCAGGCGCATGACCGGCATCGTCAGCCGCGGCGGTTCGATCCTGGCCAAGTGGTGCCTGGCGCATCACAAGGAGAATTTCCTATACACCCACTTCGAGGA is drawn from Candidatus Nitricoxidivorans perseverans and contains these coding sequences:
- the thiC gene encoding phosphomethylpyrimidine synthase ThiC, whose protein sequence is MNANEKFIAARAHVDEAAIQPLPNSKKVYVAGSRPDIRVPMREIAQTGDNPSITVYDCSGPYTDPAAAIDIRRGLPALRAGWIGERNDTEELPGLTSDYGRQRSADASLSGLRFDFERRPRRAKPGMNVTQMHYARRGIVTPEMEFVAIRENQRLEGLPDLLKTQHPGESFGASIPKVITPEFVRDEIARGRAIIPANINHPEVEPMIIGRNFLTKINCNIGNSPIVSSIQEEVDKMTWSIRWGGDTVMDLSTGKNIHETREWIVRNSPVPIGTVPIYQALEKVDGKAEELTWELFRDTLIEQAEQGVDYFTIHAGVLLRYIPMTARRMTGIVSRGGSILAKWCLAHHKENFLYTHFEDICEIMKAYDVGFSLGDGLRPGSLYDANDEAQLGELKTLGELTDIAWKHDCQVMIEGPGHVPMHMIRENMELQLKWCKEAPFYTLGPLTTDIAPGYDHITSAIGAAMIGWYGTAMLCYVTPKEHLGLPDKNDVKDGIMAYKIAAHAADLAKGHPGAQARDNALSKARFEFRWEDQFNLGLDPDKAREFHDETLPQHAAKQAHFCSMCGPHFCSMKISQDVRDFAAKQGVAEDEALARGMEAKAKEFVDAGAEIYRKV